From a single Sphingosinicellaceae bacterium genomic region:
- the gyrA gene encoding DNA gyrase subunit A, whose protein sequence is MASTTSTPPVGPDIEPISIVTEMRTSFLDYAMSVIVARALPDVRDGLKPVHRRILWGAYEGGYVSGKPYRKSARIVGDVMGKYHPHGDSSIYDALVRMAQDWSLRLPLVDGQGNFGSMDPDAPAAMRYTEARLAKSADQLLEDIDKDTVDFVPNYDGQEREPSVLPARFPNLLVNGAGGIAVGMATNIPPHNLGEVMDACRAYLDDGAITVEGLMEHIKGPDFPTGAFLVGTTGIRTAYETGRGSVIMRSRWIVEEGRGDRRSLVLTEVPFQLGKNGLVEKIADAVRDKRIEGVSEVRDESSREGVRIVMDLKRDATHEVVLNQVYRHTPAQSSFAINMLAIRGGRPELLNLRDIIVAFIDFREEVITRRSKFELMKARERAHLLLGLMIAVANLDEVVRLIRASATPAEARTALLERKWPMGDIRPYLGIIEAELPDERIPGEADATYSLSDLQVRAILELRLSKLTALGRDEIADELKELAASIEDLLEILRDRNRLRRVMREEFDALQPFVTKRRSELVLAGDDVDDEDLIEREEMVVTVTLGGYIKRVPLATYRSQHRGGKGRAGMTTKEEDTVAQLFVTSTHTPVLFFSSTGKVYRQKVWRIPEGGPNAKGRPMIHLLPRLEGDEKIITVVPLPEDETEWGKLHVMFATAHGSVRRNSMDAFTSINAGGKLAIRFEDGDDDRLIAVALCDQHDDVFLACRSGKAIRFPVDDVREFVSRTSTGVRGMTLGQGDEVISMSILKPFAASPQEREDYLKAAPWKGDAAGERILSETRSKQFADAEEFILTVTANGYGKRSSAYEYRRTSRGGQGIRNIAESDRNGPVLASFPAHDGDEIMLVTNQGKLIRLTVGHLRVIGRASQGVKLFDVAKDEHVVSAAKIGDSGEDDDIVVADGAGTGPESDGPDASGPDDNNGDNNDDAGPATEPDTGA, encoded by the coding sequence ATGGCATCAACAACTTCTACCCCTCCCGTGGGTCCCGATATCGAGCCGATCTCGATCGTCACCGAGATGCGCACGAGCTTCCTCGATTACGCCATGAGCGTCATCGTCGCGCGCGCTCTCCCGGACGTCCGCGATGGCCTCAAGCCCGTCCACCGCCGCATCCTGTGGGGCGCCTACGAGGGCGGCTACGTCTCGGGCAAGCCGTACCGCAAGTCGGCGCGCATCGTCGGCGACGTGATGGGCAAGTACCACCCGCACGGCGACAGCTCGATCTACGACGCCCTCGTCCGAATGGCGCAGGACTGGTCGCTGCGGCTGCCGCTGGTCGACGGACAGGGCAATTTCGGCTCGATGGACCCCGATGCGCCCGCCGCGATGCGCTACACCGAGGCGCGGCTGGCGAAGTCGGCCGACCAGTTGCTCGAGGACATCGACAAGGACACCGTCGACTTCGTCCCCAACTACGACGGGCAGGAGCGGGAGCCGTCCGTCCTCCCGGCGCGCTTCCCGAACCTGCTGGTCAACGGCGCCGGCGGCATCGCGGTCGGCATGGCGACCAACATCCCGCCGCACAATCTCGGCGAGGTCATGGACGCCTGCCGCGCCTATCTCGACGACGGCGCGATCACCGTCGAAGGCCTGATGGAGCACATCAAGGGCCCCGACTTCCCGACCGGCGCCTTCCTGGTCGGCACCACCGGCATCCGCACAGCCTACGAGACCGGGCGCGGCAGCGTCATCATGCGCTCGCGCTGGATCGTCGAGGAAGGCCGCGGCGACCGCCGTTCGCTGGTGCTGACCGAGGTGCCGTTCCAGCTCGGCAAGAACGGGCTGGTCGAGAAGATCGCCGACGCGGTCCGCGACAAGCGCATCGAGGGCGTCAGCGAAGTCCGCGACGAGAGCAGCCGCGAGGGCGTCCGTATCGTCATGGACCTGAAGCGCGACGCCACCCACGAGGTCGTCCTCAACCAGGTCTATCGCCACACGCCCGCGCAGTCGTCGTTCGCGATCAACATGCTGGCGATCCGCGGCGGCAGGCCCGAGCTGCTCAACCTGCGCGACATCATCGTCGCGTTCATCGACTTCCGCGAGGAAGTGATCACCCGCCGCTCGAAGTTCGAGCTGATGAAGGCCCGCGAGCGCGCGCATTTGTTGCTCGGGCTGATGATCGCGGTCGCCAATCTCGACGAGGTCGTGCGCCTGATCCGCGCCTCGGCGACGCCGGCGGAAGCGCGCACCGCGCTGCTCGAGCGCAAGTGGCCGATGGGCGACATCCGGCCCTACCTCGGCATCATCGAGGCCGAGTTGCCCGACGAACGTATTCCCGGCGAAGCGGATGCGACCTATTCACTGTCCGACCTGCAGGTTCGCGCCATTCTCGAACTGCGCCTGTCGAAGCTGACCGCGCTCGGCCGCGACGAGATCGCCGACGAGCTGAAGGAGCTGGCGGCCAGCATCGAGGACCTGCTCGAGATCCTGCGCGACCGCAACCGCCTCCGCCGCGTCATGCGCGAAGAGTTCGACGCGCTCCAGCCGTTCGTCACCAAGCGCCGCAGCGAGCTGGTGCTGGCCGGCGACGATGTCGATGACGAGGACCTGATCGAGCGCGAGGAGATGGTCGTGACCGTCACCCTCGGCGGCTATATCAAGCGCGTACCGCTCGCGACCTACCGATCGCAGCACCGGGGCGGCAAGGGCCGCGCCGGCATGACGACCAAGGAAGAAGACACCGTCGCGCAGCTGTTCGTGACCTCGACGCATACCCCGGTGCTGTTCTTCAGCTCGACCGGCAAGGTCTACCGCCAGAAGGTGTGGCGCATCCCGGAAGGCGGGCCGAACGCCAAGGGCCGGCCGATGATCCACCTGCTGCCGCGCCTCGAGGGCGACGAGAAGATCATCACCGTCGTGCCGCTGCCCGAGGACGAGACCGAGTGGGGCAAGCTCCACGTCATGTTCGCGACCGCGCACGGCTCGGTGCGACGCAACTCGATGGATGCGTTCACCAGCATCAATGCCGGCGGCAAGCTGGCGATCCGCTTCGAGGACGGTGACGACGACCGCCTGATTGCGGTGGCACTGTGCGACCAGCACGACGACGTGTTCCTGGCGTGCCGCAGCGGCAAGGCGATCCGCTTCCCGGTCGACGACGTCCGCGAGTTCGTCAGCCGGACCTCGACCGGCGTCCGGGGCATGACGCTGGGGCAGGGCGACGAGGTCATCTCGATGAGCATCCTCAAGCCGTTTGCCGCCAGCCCTCAGGAGCGCGAGGACTATCTCAAGGCCGCGCCGTGGAAGGGCGATGCGGCGGGCGAGCGTATCCTGTCCGAGACCCGCAGCAAGCAGTTCGCCGATGCCGAGGAGTTCATCCTGACGGTCACCGCCAATGGCTACGGCAAGCGGTCGAGCGCCTACGAGTACCGCCGCACCTCGCGCGGCGGACAGGGCATTCGCAACATCGCCGAGAGCGATCGCAACGGACCGGTGCTCGCCAGTTTCCCGGCGCACGACGGCGACGAGATCATGCTTGTGACCAACCAGGGCAAGCTGATCCGGCTTACCGTCGGCCACCTGCGGGTTATCGGCCGCGCGTCACAGGGCGTGAAACTGTTCGATGTCGCGAAGGACGAGCATGTCGTCTCGGCGGCAAAGATCGGCGACAGCGGCGAAGACGACGACATAGTCGTGGCGGATGGCGCAGGGACTGGTCCGGAAAGTGACGGGCCCGACGCGAGTGGCCCCGATGACAACAACGGCGATAACAATGACGATGCTGGTCCTGCAACGGAACCTGATACGGGCGCGTGA
- the yaaA gene encoding peroxide stress protein YaaA, whose product MLAVLSPAKSLDETSPIPQVDATEARFPEATATLAQAAAKLKPAALAKLMHISKALAEKNAARFQDLLEPGEARPALYTFDGDVYTGLQGKSLDAAGVAFAQHHVRILSGLYGVLRPLDLMRPYRLEMGTDLKIGRKRGLYTFWGKRIAEALADDMSGHKDKTLINLASKEYFAAVDVAVLPGKVLAIDFRDDHGDGDLRFNTFVAKKARGAMARFIVDERLESPAGMKKFDGYGYSYRKELSDEARWAFVRTA is encoded by the coding sequence ATGCTTGCCGTGCTTTCGCCTGCCAAGTCGCTCGACGAGACCAGCCCCATTCCCCAGGTTGACGCCACGGAGGCACGCTTCCCCGAGGCGACCGCGACGCTGGCGCAGGCTGCGGCGAAGCTCAAGCCTGCCGCGCTGGCGAAGCTGATGCACATCTCGAAGGCCCTGGCCGAGAAGAATGCCGCCCGCTTCCAGGACCTGCTCGAGCCCGGCGAGGCACGACCGGCACTCTACACCTTCGACGGCGACGTCTACACGGGTCTGCAGGGCAAGTCGCTCGACGCGGCAGGCGTCGCGTTCGCCCAGCACCACGTCCGCATCCTGTCAGGGCTGTACGGCGTACTGCGGCCTCTCGACCTGATGCGCCCGTACCGGCTCGAGATGGGCACCGACCTCAAGATCGGGCGCAAGCGAGGACTCTACACCTTCTGGGGCAAGCGCATCGCCGAGGCGCTGGCCGACGACATGTCCGGTCACAAGGACAAGACTTTGATCAACCTCGCCAGCAAGGAGTATTTCGCGGCAGTCGACGTCGCCGTCCTGCCCGGCAAGGTGCTGGCAATCGACTTCCGCGACGACCACGGCGACGGCGACCTGCGCTTCAACACCTTCGTCGCCAAGAAGGCCCGGGGCGCGATGGCTCGCTTCATCGTCGACGAGCGACTGGAGAGCCCCGCCGGCATGAAAAAGTTCGACGGCTATGGGTATTCGTACCGCAAGGAATTGTCCGACGAAGCACGGTGGGCGTTTGTGCGGACGGCGTGA
- a CDS encoding tetratricopeptide repeat protein has product MTPFKRALLVGLLASGMTGVAVAKEKPAEAAATGAADPKNLSKAGRTVAAAAQKQDTAGDSAGAIATVKAGYAAGGLNPTDEFFLSQIELGAANKIKDMVSLEDAVTRSAASQFLPAAEKPKYLRNAAALALQRKDYAAATKTYEQLVALTPDDADSILNLALLYSDQKQNSQAVATLEKAIAAKKAKGEVAPEVWYRQRLKIAFDSKLPAQTNTASTDLVAAYPNPVNWYDALNLFRDSANGDDQFNLDTYRLMHSVGAMGPDREWQEYARLALDKGLPGEAHAILTEGIAVKKLTGTKPIEKEILGTSTGKIAADKASLAGLERDSAKAANGKTALGTGDAYFGYGNYAKAAEMYRIAVSKGGVDLPSANLRLGASLAMAGDKAGATTALQAVQGGPRQQLAQYWLIKVNGKA; this is encoded by the coding sequence ATGACCCCATTCAAGCGCGCACTGCTGGTTGGCCTGCTCGCGAGCGGGATGACCGGCGTCGCGGTGGCGAAGGAAAAGCCCGCCGAGGCCGCCGCTACCGGTGCCGCCGACCCGAAGAACCTGTCGAAGGCTGGGCGCACCGTCGCCGCCGCTGCGCAGAAGCAGGATACCGCGGGCGACTCCGCCGGTGCGATCGCGACCGTCAAGGCGGGCTATGCGGCCGGTGGTCTCAACCCGACCGACGAGTTCTTCCTGTCGCAGATCGAACTCGGTGCCGCGAACAAGATCAAGGACATGGTCTCGCTCGAGGATGCCGTGACGCGTTCGGCCGCAAGCCAGTTCCTGCCGGCGGCCGAAAAGCCCAAGTATCTCCGCAATGCGGCTGCACTGGCTCTGCAGCGCAAGGACTATGCGGCGGCGACCAAGACCTATGAGCAACTTGTCGCGCTGACCCCCGATGACGCTGACTCGATCCTCAACCTGGCGCTGCTGTACAGCGATCAGAAGCAGAACTCGCAGGCCGTCGCGACGCTTGAGAAGGCGATCGCCGCCAAGAAGGCCAAGGGCGAGGTTGCGCCCGAAGTCTGGTATCGCCAGCGGCTCAAGATCGCATTCGACAGCAAGCTGCCGGCGCAGACCAACACCGCCTCGACCGATCTGGTCGCCGCCTACCCGAACCCGGTCAACTGGTACGACGCGCTCAACCTGTTCCGCGACTCCGCGAACGGCGATGACCAGTTCAACCTCGACACCTACCGGCTGATGCATTCCGTCGGCGCGATGGGTCCCGACCGCGAGTGGCAGGAGTATGCCCGGCTGGCGCTCGACAAGGGTTTGCCAGGCGAGGCTCACGCGATCCTGACCGAGGGTATCGCCGTCAAGAAGCTGACCGGCACCAAGCCGATCGAGAAGGAGATCCTCGGCACCTCGACCGGCAAGATCGCCGCCGACAAGGCTTCGCTGGCCGGGCTCGAGCGCGATTCGGCGAAGGCCGCGAACGGCAAGACCGCACTCGGCACCGGCGACGCGTACTTCGGCTATGGCAACTACGCCAAGGCGGCGGAGATGTACCGGATCGCGGTGAGCAAGGGCGGCGTCGACCTGCCGAGCGCCAACCTGCGCCTCGGCGCATCCTTGGCGATGGCGGGAGACAAGGCCGGCGCGACGACGGCGCTCCAGGCCGTGCAGGGCGGTCCACGCCAGCAGCTCGCGCAGTATTGGCTGATCAAGGTCAACGGCAAGGCCTGA
- the guaB gene encoding IMP dehydrogenase produces the protein MDIRLGLTFDDVLLVPAESAVLPSEADTRTRITREIGLNIPVLSSAMDTVTEADMAIVMAQAGGIGVLHRNLTIDEQATAVRQVKRFESGMVVNPVTMAVDGTLGDALELMRRYKISSIPVVEASGRLAGIVTNRDVRFAENPGQPIRELMTATNLATVRLGVTQDDARRLLHARRIEKLLVVDDNEHCIGLITVKDIERAVTYPDATKDAAGRLRVAAATTVGDAGFERTEALLDAECDLIVVDTAHGHSVRVAEAVRRIKRLSNSAQVIAGNVATADAARALIDAGADGIKVGIGPGSICTTRIVAGVGVPQLTAIIDCARAAGDVPVIADGGLRTSGDIAKALAAGASAVMIGSLLAGTSEAPGETFLWQGRTYKSYRGMGSVAAMARGSADRYFQEDIKDQLKLVPEGIEGQVAFKGPAVDVLHQLVGGVKAAMGYSGAPDLKTFRDRAEFVRITNAGLRESHVHDVTITRESPNYPAG, from the coding sequence ATGGACATCCGACTCGGCCTGACCTTCGACGACGTGTTGCTGGTGCCTGCCGAGTCCGCCGTGTTGCCCAGCGAGGCCGACACCCGCACCCGCATCACGCGTGAGATCGGGCTCAACATCCCGGTCCTGAGCTCGGCGATGGACACCGTCACCGAGGCCGACATGGCGATCGTCATGGCGCAGGCGGGCGGCATCGGCGTCCTCCACCGCAACCTGACCATCGACGAGCAAGCGACCGCAGTCCGCCAGGTCAAGCGCTTCGAGAGCGGCATGGTCGTCAACCCGGTGACCATGGCCGTGGACGGCACGCTCGGTGACGCGCTCGAACTGATGCGCCGCTACAAGATCTCGTCGATCCCGGTCGTCGAGGCATCGGGGCGCCTTGCGGGCATCGTCACCAACCGCGACGTGCGCTTCGCCGAGAACCCCGGCCAGCCGATCCGGGAGCTGATGACCGCGACCAACCTCGCGACAGTCCGCCTCGGCGTCACTCAGGACGACGCGCGGCGCCTGCTCCACGCCCGCCGCATCGAGAAGTTGCTGGTCGTCGACGACAACGAGCATTGCATCGGACTGATCACCGTCAAGGACATCGAGCGGGCGGTTACCTATCCCGACGCTACCAAGGACGCTGCCGGCCGCCTCCGCGTCGCCGCCGCGACAACCGTCGGCGATGCCGGCTTCGAGCGCACCGAGGCGCTGCTCGACGCCGAGTGCGACCTGATCGTGGTCGACACCGCACACGGTCACTCGGTCCGGGTCGCCGAGGCTGTCCGCCGCATCAAGCGCTTGTCCAACTCGGCCCAGGTCATCGCCGGCAACGTCGCCACCGCTGACGCGGCGCGCGCCCTGATCGATGCGGGCGCCGACGGCATCAAGGTCGGCATCGGCCCGGGCTCGATCTGCACGACCCGCATTGTTGCAGGCGTCGGGGTGCCCCAGCTGACCGCGATCATCGACTGCGCGCGTGCGGCGGGCGACGTGCCCGTCATCGCTGACGGTGGCCTCCGCACCAGCGGCGACATCGCCAAGGCGCTGGCGGCGGGCGCGAGCGCGGTGATGATCGGCTCGCTGCTCGCGGGCACCAGCGAGGCCCCGGGCGAGACCTTCCTATGGCAGGGCCGGACCTACAAGAGCTACCGCGGCATGGGCTCGGTCGCGGCTATGGCGCGCGGCTCGGCCGACCGCTACTTCCAGGAGGACATCAAGGACCAGTTGAAGCTGGTCCCCGAGGGCATCGAAGGCCAGGTCGCCTTCAAGGGCCCCGCGGTCGACGTGCTCCACCAGTTGGTCGGCGGCGTGAAGGCCGCGATGGGTTACTCGGGCGCGCCAGACCTCAAGACCTTCCGCGACCGTGCCGAGTTCGTCCGCATCACCAATGCCGGCCTGCGCGAGAGCCACGTCCACGACGTGACGATCACCCGTGAGTCCCCGAACTACCCGGCTGGATGA
- a CDS encoding RsmB/NOP family class I SAM-dependent RNA methyltransferase: protein MTPAARVQAAIDCLDAIVVAAREGGAAADTLIQRYFSTRRYAGSKDRRAVRELIYAVVRNIGERPAGGRTAVLAYARAHEPALLELFDGAGPHVPAALVPGEPEAVPGLAPRWLVDQLRERFGPSTDTELAALLGRAPLDLRVNTLKAQRDAVAAELGTVELLDLAPDGLRATAELNVETLPAYRDGRIEVQDAGSQFAALACEAKAGETVVDLCAGAGGKTLALAAAMGNAGNLIACDTDRARLRQLEPRAERAGATIIEARLLNPGREAGALADLAGTADLVLIDAPCSGTGTWRRNPEARWRLTPDRLDRLVAEQARLLDIGAALAKPGGRLVYVVCSLLPAEGEAQLKAWLSRNHDWEPLSLRNPAGGAPVDGVVLTPGMFGCDGFSIGAARRVC, encoded by the coding sequence ATGACCCCGGCAGCCCGCGTCCAGGCGGCGATCGACTGCCTCGACGCCATCGTCGTCGCCGCCCGCGAAGGTGGCGCTGCCGCCGACACCCTGATCCAGCGCTATTTCTCGACCCGGCGCTATGCCGGATCGAAGGACCGGCGTGCCGTCCGCGAGCTGATCTACGCCGTCGTCCGCAACATCGGCGAGCGCCCGGCGGGCGGCCGCACCGCGGTCCTTGCCTACGCCCGCGCCCACGAACCGGCGCTGCTCGAGCTGTTCGACGGGGCTGGGCCGCATGTCCCTGCCGCGCTCGTTCCGGGCGAGCCCGAGGCCGTCCCCGGCCTGGCACCGCGCTGGCTCGTCGACCAGCTCCGCGAGCGCTTCGGACCCTCGACCGACACCGAGCTTGCGGCGTTGCTCGGGCGTGCGCCGCTCGACCTGCGGGTCAACACCTTGAAGGCGCAGCGTGATGCGGTCGCTGCAGAGCTCGGGACGGTCGAACTGCTCGACCTCGCGCCGGATGGGCTGCGCGCCACCGCCGAGCTCAACGTCGAGACGCTCCCCGCCTACCGCGACGGCCGCATCGAGGTGCAGGACGCGGGCAGCCAGTTCGCCGCGCTCGCCTGCGAAGCCAAGGCCGGCGAGACCGTCGTCGACCTGTGCGCCGGGGCGGGTGGCAAGACCCTCGCGCTGGCGGCCGCGATGGGCAACGCCGGCAACCTCATCGCCTGCGATACCGACCGCGCCCGCCTGCGCCAGCTCGAACCGCGGGCGGAGCGCGCCGGTGCGACCATCATCGAGGCGCGGCTGCTCAACCCCGGTCGCGAAGCGGGTGCGCTTGCCGACCTGGCCGGGACCGCAGACCTCGTGCTGATCGATGCGCCGTGTTCGGGGACGGGCACGTGGCGGCGCAACCCAGAGGCGCGCTGGCGGCTGACCCCGGACCGGCTCGACCGGCTGGTCGCCGAACAGGCGCGGCTGCTCGACATCGGCGCGGCATTGGCCAAGCCCGGCGGCCGGCTGGTCTATGTCGTGTGCTCGCTGCTTCCGGCGGAGGGTGAAGCCCAGCTAAAGGCGTGGCTGTCCCGAAATCATGACTGGGAACCGCTGTCATTGCGCAACCCGGCGGGTGGTGCGCCCGTAGATGGGGTAGTGCTGACGCCGGGGATGTTTGGTTGCGACGGTTTTTCCATAGGGGCGGCGCGGCGCGTCTGCTAG
- a CDS encoding tetratricopeptide repeat protein, translating into MRRSWAIPIVLLAAGTITSVAVGASGDDALRPASVRMQAAGDAALAKAQPSAAIDAYEAAVAADPRNGPAFIGMAHAYEALGLPGKAVRFYREALGLDPNDLAALEGQGKALVTRGARARANLNLVRIQTLCKGECPAAKRLEMALAAPVPVVPATTASAEPAKPDAVKN; encoded by the coding sequence ATGCGCAGGTCCTGGGCGATACCGATAGTCCTGCTGGCGGCGGGAACGATCACCTCCGTCGCGGTCGGCGCTTCGGGCGACGATGCGTTGCGACCTGCCTCGGTTCGCATGCAGGCTGCCGGCGATGCGGCGCTCGCCAAGGCCCAGCCAAGCGCCGCCATCGACGCCTACGAGGCTGCCGTCGCCGCCGATCCGCGCAACGGCCCGGCCTTCATCGGCATGGCCCACGCCTACGAAGCGCTCGGGCTGCCGGGCAAGGCAGTGCGCTTCTACCGTGAGGCGCTCGGGCTCGATCCCAACGATCTCGCCGCGCTGGAAGGGCAGGGCAAGGCGCTCGTGACCCGCGGCGCCCGGGCCCGCGCGAACCTCAACCTCGTCCGTATCCAGACCCTGTGCAAGGGTGAATGCCCCGCCGCGAAGCGCCTCGAAATGGCGCTCGCCGCGCCGGTACCTGTGGTCCCAGCGACGACCGCCAGCGCCGAACCGGCCAAGCCGGACGCTGTCAAGAATTAG
- the rsmA gene encoding 16S rRNA (adenine(1518)-N(6)/adenine(1519)-N(6))-dimethyltransferase RsmA gives MDTLPPLREVIAAHGLAAKKSLGQNFLLDGNLLDRIARVPGSLDGATVYEVGPGPGGLTRALLRAGASVVAVERDDRALPALAELAAIVPGRLTVIAGDALAQEEAALVPPGAHVVANLPYNIGTALFVRWLTVEPWLPWWASLTCMFQKEVAQRIVAAPDTGAYGRLSVLAQWRSRPRIALDVPKQAFTPPPKITSSVVHLVPIEAPAGVSGPVLEALTAAAFGQRRKMLRSSLRSMAGALDALERCGIDTSRRAETLSVAEFVAVAAVLSPDNHLA, from the coding sequence CTGGACACCCTGCCGCCGCTGCGCGAGGTCATCGCCGCCCACGGCCTCGCCGCCAAGAAGAGCCTCGGCCAGAACTTCCTCCTCGACGGCAACCTGCTCGACCGCATTGCGCGCGTCCCCGGCTCCCTCGACGGCGCGACGGTCTACGAGGTCGGGCCCGGCCCCGGCGGCCTGACCCGCGCCCTGCTCCGCGCCGGCGCGTCGGTCGTCGCCGTCGAGCGCGACGACCGCGCCCTGCCCGCGCTTGCCGAACTCGCCGCGATCGTGCCGGGCCGGCTGACCGTCATCGCCGGCGACGCACTGGCGCAGGAGGAGGCCGCGCTGGTCCCGCCCGGCGCGCACGTCGTCGCCAACCTGCCCTACAACATCGGCACCGCGCTGTTCGTGCGCTGGCTGACCGTCGAGCCATGGCTGCCGTGGTGGGCGTCGCTGACCTGCATGTTCCAGAAAGAAGTCGCGCAACGCATCGTCGCCGCACCCGACACCGGGGCCTATGGCCGGCTCAGCGTCCTCGCACAGTGGCGGTCGCGGCCCCGGATCGCGCTCGACGTGCCGAAGCAGGCGTTCACCCCGCCGCCCAAGATCACCTCGTCGGTCGTCCACCTCGTGCCGATCGAGGCGCCGGCAGGTGTCTCCGGTCCCGTGCTCGAGGCGCTCACCGCCGCCGCCTTCGGTCAGCGCCGCAAGATGTTGCGCTCGTCCCTGCGCAGCATGGCGGGTGCGCTCGACGCGCTCGAGCGCTGCGGTATCGACACCTCGCGTCGCGCCGAGACGCTGTCGGTCGCGGAGTTCGTGGCGGTGGCGGCGGTGCTCAGTCCAGATAACCACCTGGCATAA
- the pdxA gene encoding 4-hydroxythreonine-4-phosphate dehydrogenase PdxA translates to MQPLAVALGDPAGIGPEIVARAWEGRRAANLPCFFAIGDRRSIAAVWDGPIETLGSPSDAASVSDHALPLIQVDDPGDIVPGDPNLAGARCALDSLEIAVGLARTGAASGLVTGPVSKSQLYAIGFTYPGQTEFIAERCGVSVGNVAMMLAGPSLKTVPATIHTALADVPRALTIELIVTRCRVVARGLQRDFGIAEPRIAVAGLNPHAGEGGTLGREELDIIGPALDLLRAEGFDVTGPRSADTMFHAEARAGYDVALCMYHDQALIPMKTLDFYEGVNVTLGLPIVRTSPDHGTAFGIAGTGTARADAMCAALRMAGECASRRAG, encoded by the coding sequence ATGCAGCCGCTTGCCGTGGCCCTCGGCGACCCGGCCGGCATCGGCCCCGAGATCGTCGCGCGCGCCTGGGAGGGTCGGCGCGCCGCCAACCTGCCGTGCTTCTTCGCGATCGGCGACCGGCGCAGCATCGCCGCGGTCTGGGACGGCCCGATCGAGACCCTCGGCTCACCGTCCGACGCCGCGAGCGTCTCGGACCACGCCCTGCCGTTGATCCAGGTCGACGACCCCGGCGATATCGTGCCGGGCGACCCCAACCTCGCCGGCGCGCGGTGTGCCCTCGACTCCCTCGAGATCGCCGTCGGCCTGGCGCGCACCGGCGCCGCGTCCGGGCTGGTCACCGGCCCGGTATCGAAGTCGCAGCTTTACGCCATCGGCTTCACCTACCCGGGCCAGACCGAGTTCATCGCGGAGCGTTGCGGCGTCTCGGTCGGTAACGTCGCGATGATGCTGGCCGGCCCGTCGCTCAAGACCGTGCCGGCAACCATCCACACGGCGCTCGCCGACGTGCCACGCGCGCTGACCATCGAGCTGATCGTCACCCGCTGCCGGGTCGTCGCGCGCGGGCTGCAGCGCGATTTCGGCATTGCCGAGCCGCGGATTGCCGTCGCCGGGCTCAACCCCCACGCCGGCGAAGGCGGCACCTTGGGACGCGAGGAGCTCGACATCATCGGCCCCGCGCTCGACCTCCTCCGCGCCGAAGGCTTCGACGTCACCGGCCCGCGCTCGGCCGACACGATGTTCCACGCCGAGGCCCGCGCAGGCTACGACGTGGCGCTTTGCATGTACCACGACCAGGCGCTTATCCCGATGAAAACGCTCGACTTCTACGAGGGCGTCAACGTCACGCTGGGCCTGCCGATCGTTCGTACCTCGCCCGACCACGGCACCGCGTTCGGCATTGCCGGCACCGGCACCGCGCGCGCCGACGCGATGTGCGCGGCGTTGCGGATGGCGGGCGAGTGCGCGTCCCGGCGCGCCGGGTGA